TTAAGGAGGGGCGACAATGAAAGAGAATAAAGACACACGTGTTGTAGTCGGGATGAGCGGCGGAGTCGACTCTTCCGTTGCAGCATTATTATTAAAAGAACAAGGATATGACGTAGTCGGTATCTTTATGAAAAACTGGGATGATACGGATGAATTTGGTGTTTGTACAGCGACAGAGGATTTTGATGATGTGGTACGGGTATGTAACCAACTAGATATTCCTTATTACTCTGTGAACTTTGAAAAACAGTATTGGGATAAAGTGTTTACGTATTTCCTTGATGAATATAAAGCTGGAAGAACTCCGAACCCGGATGTCATGTGTAATAAAGAAATTAAATTCAAAGCATTTCTGGACCATGCACTTTCTCTGGGAGCGGATTATTTGGCAACGGGGCATTATGCGCAAGTAGCCAGAGATGAAAACGGGGAAGTGCAAATGCTCCGCGGCGTTGATGATAATAAAGATCAAACGTATTTCTTAAATCAACTGAGTAAAGATGTACTGGAAAAAGTTAAGTTTCCGTTAGGTCATCTGCCGAAACCGGAAGTGCGCAAAATTGCAGCGGACTATGGATTGGCTACCGCAACGAAAAAAGACTCTACTGGAATTTGTTTCATTGGCGAACGGAATTTTAAAAGTTTCTTAAGTGAATATTTGCCGGCACAGCCAGGTAAAATGGTGACGATGGATGGTGTGGAAAAAGGAACACATGACGGTTTAATGTACTATACCCTGGGGCAGCGTCAAGGTCTGGGTATTGGCGGATCCGGTGATCCATGGTTTGTTGTTGGAAAAAATTTACAAGCTAATTATTTATATGTCGCTCAAGGCTATCATAATGAATATCTTTATTCTGATGCACTTGTAGCAACGGATATGAATTGGATTCAGCCGGATAAATTAGAAGAAACATTCACCTGTACAGCGAAGTTCCGTTATCGTCAAAAAGATGCAGAGGTAACCGTAACCGTACAGGACGATAAAGCATATGTCCTGTTTAAAGACAGCCAGCGGGCAGTTACACCGGGACAAGCCGTTGTATTTTACCAAGGGGATGTTTGTCTTGGCGGCGGAACGATTGATGAAATTATAAAAGATGATAAAGCACTGCAATATGTCGGCTAACAGGGGGGCTTTATGAATGGATAAAAATCAGCAGGCTATTACACTATTAAATGAAAAAAAGTATGAAGAAGCAGCACAGCTGTTTAATGAAGTGATTGAAGAGTCTCCCGATGATCCTTTAGGGTATATTAATTTCGGCAATCTATTAATGAAATTGGACGAGGCAGAGCGCGCGGAACGTTTCTTTTTACGCGCCATTGAGCTGGATGAACAAGCAGCAGCGGCACATTATGGATTGGGAAATCTCTATTTTGAGCAGGAACATTTTGAAAAAGCCGGACAATCTTTCTTAAAAGCAATTGAACAAGGGCTTGAAGAAGCGGATGCTTATTTTATGCTTGGTATGTGCTTTCGGAATCAGGAGCAATGGAAGTTATCCCTGCCGTATTTACTGCGGGCAACGGAAATAGATCCAAATGATGAAAGTTTTCTGTTTCAATATGGTTTATCTCTGGCACAAGCTGAGTTTTTAGAAGAAGCACAGCAGACATTTGAAAGAGTGCTCGAATTAGATGAAGCGCATAGTGATGCTTATTATAATCTCGGGGTGATTGCGTTATTCCATGAAAAAATACAAGAAGCACAAAACCATTTTGACAAAGCATTGGAATTGCAACCGGATCATATGCTTGCTGCAAATGGGAAGAAAATAGCTTTACAGTATATGGAGCAATCCGATGATAAATAAGGGGTAATCAGCATGGGAAACCAGATAGAAGCGAAGGAAGCACTGCCTTTTGTAACAGGTAGCGTCATCAATACGATTTTCCGTAATGAGGCAGAGCATTTCTCTATCGTTCGAATTAAAATATCAAAAACAAACCTTGATTATGGCAATAAAGAAATCATTGTAAAAGGGTATTTTGATCAGCTGCAGGATCAGACTGCCTATTGTTTTTATGGAGCGATGGAAAAGCATCCCCGCTATGGTCCACAATTAAAAGTACAATCCTATGAAACCATTTTGCCGACAACCAAGGATGGGCTTATTCAATACCTGTCCAGTGATTTATTTTATGGTGTCGGTAAAAAGAGTGCTACTAAAATTGTTGAGAAACTGGGGGAAAATGCGGTTTCGAAAATTATTGATGACCCATCGGTTTTAGATGGTGTTTCCGGACTATCAAAGGAAACAGGTAAACGATTAGCTGAGCGCCTCAAGGAAAATCAAGGTTTTGAACGAGTTGCGGTTCAATTATCAGAATATGGGATAGGTCTGAAAATGGCACAGGTCATTTATCAGACCTATCATGATAAGGCATTGGAAATTTTAGAAAAAGATCCGTATCAATATGTTTTTGATATTGAGGGTTTTGGATTTAAAATGGCAGATCAGATAGCTTCCACGCAAGGTATCTCACATACCCATGAGAGCCGTATTGGCGCAGGGGTGATCTATATCCTGCAACAAAGTATTCAAGCGGGACATGTTTATCTGCCTTTTGAAAAATGTGTGCAGGAGGTTATTTCCCTGCTTCGTCTACCTAATCCGGACCAGGGGTATGTTTCCGACGTTATTATGCAGCTAAATACAGAGAAAAAAATTATCGGTGTTGACGAACGCGTCTATTTGCCGTCTTTATACTATGCAGAAGATAATTTTACTGCCAGTTTGAAAAAAATCATCAGCAAACCGGTAGAGGATGAAGTACCTTTAGCGGAACTGTTGAAGATTACGGGGGATATTGAAGAAGCAGAGTCATTGAGCTATGGAAAAGAACAATTTGATGCCATTGTCCAGGCAATTCATTCGAAAATGATGATTTTAACAGGTGGTCCGGGAACGGGGAAAACAACCGTTATCACCGGTATTATTCAAGCTTTTGCCGAGATTCACGAGCTTTCATTAGAGCCGTCGGATTATAAGAACAAAGGTGAGTTCCCCTTTGTTTTAACAGCTCCAACCGGGCGGGCTGCAAAACGGATGTCTGAATCGACTGGCTTACCTGCTGTCACTATCCACCGGTTACTGGGCTGGAATGGAATGGGGAGTTTTGAAAAAGATGAACAGGAACCCTTATCCGGAAAGCTGCTGATTGTTGATGAATTTTCGATGGTAGATACTTGGTTAGCAAATCATTTATTTAAAGCAATTCCTGAGTCGATGCAAGTGATTCTTGTTGGAGATGAAGACCAGCTACCATCAGTGGGACCTGGACAGGTTTTAACCGATTTGATGAAAAGCGGCGTTCTGCCTGTTATTTCTTTAACAGATGTCTATCGTCAAAAAGAAGGTTCTAAAATTATCCGGCTTGCCCATCAGATTAAAAATGCAGATTATGATAATCATTCGTTAGAAAATGCGCGTGATTTCAGTTTTATTCCTTGTTATGACTACCAAATGACAGATGTATTGACATCGATTATTGACAAAGCACAGAAAAAAGGAATTGATCCTTCGTCTATTCAGGTTTTGTCCCCGATGTACCGTTCACAAGCCGGTATCCATGCAATTAATGAAGCATTGCAGCAGTTAATCAATCCTCCAGGAGAGAAGAAACGGGAGATTGTTTATCAAGATGCGGTTTTTCGTGTGGGAGATCGTGTGATTCAGTTAATTAATCAGCCTGACGACGGTATTTATAATGGAGATATCGGCGAAAT
The nucleotide sequence above comes from Oceanobacillus timonensis. Encoded proteins:
- the mnmA gene encoding tRNA 2-thiouridine(34) synthase MnmA — translated: MKENKDTRVVVGMSGGVDSSVAALLLKEQGYDVVGIFMKNWDDTDEFGVCTATEDFDDVVRVCNQLDIPYYSVNFEKQYWDKVFTYFLDEYKAGRTPNPDVMCNKEIKFKAFLDHALSLGADYLATGHYAQVARDENGEVQMLRGVDDNKDQTYFLNQLSKDVLEKVKFPLGHLPKPEVRKIAADYGLATATKKDSTGICFIGERNFKSFLSEYLPAQPGKMVTMDGVEKGTHDGLMYYTLGQRQGLGIGGSGDPWFVVGKNLQANYLYVAQGYHNEYLYSDALVATDMNWIQPDKLEETFTCTAKFRYRQKDAEVTVTVQDDKAYVLFKDSQRAVTPGQAVVFYQGDVCLGGGTIDEIIKDDKALQYVG
- a CDS encoding tetratricopeptide repeat protein, with translation MDKNQQAITLLNEKKYEEAAQLFNEVIEESPDDPLGYINFGNLLMKLDEAERAERFFLRAIELDEQAAAAHYGLGNLYFEQEHFEKAGQSFLKAIEQGLEEADAYFMLGMCFRNQEQWKLSLPYLLRATEIDPNDESFLFQYGLSLAQAEFLEEAQQTFERVLELDEAHSDAYYNLGVIALFHEKIQEAQNHFDKALELQPDHMLAANGKKIALQYMEQSDDK
- the recD2 gene encoding SF1B family DNA helicase RecD2 translates to MGNQIEAKEALPFVTGSVINTIFRNEAEHFSIVRIKISKTNLDYGNKEIIVKGYFDQLQDQTAYCFYGAMEKHPRYGPQLKVQSYETILPTTKDGLIQYLSSDLFYGVGKKSATKIVEKLGENAVSKIIDDPSVLDGVSGLSKETGKRLAERLKENQGFERVAVQLSEYGIGLKMAQVIYQTYHDKALEILEKDPYQYVFDIEGFGFKMADQIASTQGISHTHESRIGAGVIYILQQSIQAGHVYLPFEKCVQEVISLLRLPNPDQGYVSDVIMQLNTEKKIIGVDERVYLPSLYYAEDNFTASLKKIISKPVEDEVPLAELLKITGDIEEAESLSYGKEQFDAIVQAIHSKMMILTGGPGTGKTTVITGIIQAFAEIHELSLEPSDYKNKGEFPFVLTAPTGRAAKRMSESTGLPAVTIHRLLGWNGMGSFEKDEQEPLSGKLLIVDEFSMVDTWLANHLFKAIPESMQVILVGDEDQLPSVGPGQVLTDLMKSGVLPVISLTDVYRQKEGSKIIRLAHQIKNADYDNHSLENARDFSFIPCYDYQMTDVLTSIIDKAQKKGIDPSSIQVLSPMYRSQAGIHAINEALQQLINPPGEKKREIVYQDAVFRVGDRVIQLINQPDDGIYNGDIGEIVAIFKPEENEENEEQIVIAFEDKEVVFIRKDYNNFTHAFCISIHKSQGSEFPIVILPVVYSHHRMLRKNLLYTAITRGKESLIICGEKEAFFKGVQTEDTNRRFTSLQEMLKIQLGNQKAEKKEYETVEDIPEEELSPYDFME